TATATCATGTGCCAATGTTTTGTTAATCTATACCTTTTAGTTTGAGCTTCTAGATTAAATGCTAGTAGGCCTAAATCTACAACCGGTAATATTCCCTATTTGGTAGTCCTTTCTTGTGTCACAAATTTTAACGTACTTGTCACCTAAAAAAgtgaattttttattaattaaacattattaaaagtaaaaagaaaaaaaagtaaaatagtctttataaaaaatgccagtatataattttaggaatattaatattgaatggatgaagaagaaactAAATGTAAGTTTCgtgtttttttatcataaaagcttgaaaaatattgtcGGGGTATAgttttcctttttatttGCCTAAATATTGTTTATGCTTTTCACCATAAGCTTTACAGATATTCTTTGCTTCTTCATGTAGACATTCAAAAGAATtcataaagataaaatcaGTGTCATCGGATTGGATGAAATCTTCCTCGATATCTTTTTGAGAATAtatgtttaaaatataatccAAGATTCCTCTTACGGTAATTACTTTAGAGACTGCATCTGCTTCACTGTAGgagaatattaaaaaatcatcGAATTTTCTAGTTTTTGGATCTTGGCCAACTACATCCCAAGCAGCAATTGAATTGGGGGACATTACATTGTACTCTTTGCATTCAGTTGAAACCCTATCCCAACTCAATACATCAGTCTGGAAGTCCATCGATGGGACGATTAAATCTTGATTATAAACACCATCTTTTTCTACTAATAATGTTAGCATTGGTCTATAAAATCTTTCTCCGCAACCACATTTATCTAAATgtaattttgtaaatccAATCCACATCTGTTTCCcaaaaatttttggaatGATATCAGGTAAAGGAACCATTTGAGTTCCACCGCGTACAATACCAAAATTATGGCCTGCAGGATCATTTAAGAATTCAGATTTGTATACCATATCGCAAACACcatctaataatgaacATTGTACCACCTCAAATGGAGCAAATCTTCTAATGAAATGAATAGTTCCCGGTGAAACGTCAGAAACTGtttcaatatcttcttCTGTGAAAAATGGAGTCCAATTCTTTTGAACGgaatttttatcttctcttaaataaaaatgtacaaaattatcaaaagcTCTATGAGGTAAGAAACCATACATTCTTCTTCCATCACCGTTATCCATATTAAATACAACTACTGGTTCTTGTTTATCTCCATTTTTTCTAAGAATTATTCTTGGATCTTCAGGCCCTCTTAAATAGCCACGAGGATTGAATGGAAATTGGTAAACAGTTGGATAAgtaatataataagaatcagttattttatttttacgatcattaatattatctgtgatttctttatttttagcaATACAACTTTTATATTgatttgaatcattttcaaaaagaGATTCACAGCTTATTAATTgatcaaattctttatcaatattGGCTAATTGAATTTCAATATCGTCAGGTAATTCAACGtctatttttctaatttttttcccttTAATTTCATGCcaatatttatcaaaagcTTGAGCTCTTATCATAGATACATCAGGAGCAGATTTCAATCCTCTTGAAGAATACATTACTCTTGTTACTGTAATATAGCATTGTTCAGTCTCTAGCCAAATGGTTGCAGAACCGAATTTACCCCAATGAGTTCTTACTACTTCATCTACagatttatctttttcattatcatgGAAAGTCCATTTGGAAAGAGGATCATCTCTTCCCAATACTTGTTCTCTAATATCAAATAAGCTAtcttgaattaaaattctttctttagaatatgagatttcattttcatatcTTAAAGTATCacaatcaattaattttgaatcatttaatattgaagCTAAACTTGTTGAATATTTCccatttagaaaaaaattgttataAAATAACGTGTCTAATCTTCCATAATcgtttttattattaatattttcattttcatcaattattgaattttgcTTAATACCatgatgattttgattttttgaatCAATTGGTGCTGGTAacttaatatttgaaacatAACCATTTACATCCATCTTGAGATATTGttcttttctaattttatttgaaattggagaatttttaaagtctttaaattttaaaaaggGATTAATATCTACATTTAAAAGATCTCTTTTACTATAGACATTATTACCTTTTAACCAATTTGAAATGTAAGTGttataaatatagaaatttgtatttttatcatttattgatttcaaatttttaaaattcaaattataaatattcatattattgaaatttaaatttttgccatcatttgaagaaaaagcaaaacctaaaataaaattcaatagagttaaaaaaattgatattgatatgaattttaatttattatttttaaatttaattataaagaatttataaaaattaaagatgagttcaattggtttaattaaaattcttaaaaaaatttttttaacttcaaATATTGAGATATTGTCATTgatagtattattttctataagTGAATCATCTATACTAGATTCGTCGAATACTAAATCTTCCTTagatttatcattaataaaatgatttgaagccatttttttatttaaaaaaagcGGTTTGgggtggtggtggtggtggtggttgTGGTAGTGGCGATTTGACAAGtttaatgatgaattatagaattaagattatttttttttatatatgtttAAGATCATCAAGAATCTTCtgtattttcttttttaatttcaagGTTTCAAGTAACCAAGATTCCTTCAGGAACAATCAATAAAGAGGAACAAGGTTAACCGttttaatgaaaacaataaaaagaGATCATGTTTCAGTTCTTGGTAATAGCAAACGGTaattaagaataaaatatacacTAATGAAGTATCACGGAGAGGGGACCACAAAGAAGGCATTGCCAAGAAagtatcattaataaaacatAACGGAGTATCCAATAAGCTTCATTTGTTTCTAAAGTTAATTTAACTTTACGGTAActtaatttacaattatcttaatattttttaaattatttggtgTGATTCAAGCCAAGACATACTCCGCAATAAGGTAAActaattttattctaaatataaaagGAAAAGAATGCTAATGACatatatttacaattgaaATACCGAGTTCAGTGCCACGTATTAAATTACTTTAAGTAAACATGCCAAGTCTAAGCAATTAcagtatttatttattatacatCTTGAATCATGCACAAAAAAACAGTCGACACAGTTTAGTCTGTCCATCTCTGACATATATATCAACATTATCATGAGGAgagatttttttcttggtgtcaatcaaattttattggACGTCTAATATTGCCCACACCATAAATCATCTCTGATCCAACGaataaaatgaaacaaTTTGAAATCGTGCCTCCAACTCCGAAACTCTCATTATGTATTGCCTAATGCcttaataaataaacaaaacaaGTATTCAATTACACACTTGTGTAAGTGTCATTTGAGTCGTTAATTAGGATAATGATGTCAATTTCTCTAAGCTCAAGAAAGAGTATATACCGTTCAAGTAATTGCCATCATACactttaatttaattacaATAAACCAAATTGCAATGATGAAATCATTAATGACAGCAAAacta
This DNA window, taken from Henningerozyma blattae CBS 6284 chromosome 3, complete genome, encodes the following:
- the TBLA0C07280 gene encoding uncharacterized protein, with product MASNHFINDKSKEDLVFDESSIDDSLIENNTINDNISIFEVKKIFLRILIKPIELIFNFYKFFIIKFKNNKLKFISISIFLTLLNFILGFAFSSNDGKNLNFNNMNIYNLNFKNLKSINDKNTNFYIYNTYISNWLKGNNVYSKRDLLNVDINPFLKFKDFKNSPISNKIRKEQYLKMDVNGYVSNIKLPAPIDSKNQNHHGIKQNSIIDENENINNKNDYGRLDTLFYNNFFLNGKYSTSLASILNDSKLIDCDTLRYENEISYSKERILIQDSLFDIREQVLGRDDPLSKWTFHDNEKDKSVDEVVRTHWGKFGSATIWLETEQCYITVTRVMYSSRGLKSAPDVSMIRAQAFDKYWHEIKGKKIRKIDVELPDDIEIQLANIDKEFDQLISCESLFENDSNQYKSCIAKNKEITDNINDRKNKITDSYYITYPTVYQFPFNPRGYLRGPEDPRIILRKNGDKQEPVVVFNMDNGDGRRMYGFLPHRAFDNFVHFYLREDKNSVQKNWTPFFTEEDIETVSDVSPGTIHFIRRFAPFEVVQCSLLDGVCDMVYKSEFLNDPAGHNFGIVRGGTQMVPLPDIIPKIFGKQMWIGFTKLHLDKCGCGERFYRPMLTLLVEKDGVYNQDLIVPSMDFQTDVLSWDRVSTECKEYNVMSPNSIAAWDVVGQDPKTRKFDDFLIFSYSEADAVSKVITVRGILDYILNIYSQKDIEEDFIQSDDTDFIFMNSFECLHEEAKNICKAYGEKHKQYLGK